The following are encoded in a window of Paenibacillus polymyxa genomic DNA:
- a CDS encoding polysaccharide deacetylase family protein, whose amino-acid sequence MNNVAVMYHYIRERDGWRGIFPLSPQDFSHQIDTLSKTYDIISLDQMDIPRSRPWCILTFDDGTKDQYINAFEILKRKGIPAYFTVMSGPLVSGVVPMMHLVHTVLSFVSDEEIWELIRLKHDTTGIEEASTIYSYELDRLRRYNKYMLNVKLTTEEATEILGSVFDTLFPDRAKFIDDFYLTEQEIKHMHREGMTIGVHCHKHQPYCGNPQQFYDREIKPCRDYLKNVLESSPEWYTPAFGGGVHHKAMREQLTPILVANGFKGAFSTVSKEVPQEREFWIDRIDCSKLVHAKINY is encoded by the coding sequence ATGAATAATGTTGCCGTAATGTACCATTATATCCGGGAGCGAGATGGCTGGAGAGGTATTTTCCCTTTGTCACCTCAGGATTTCTCACATCAAATTGATACGCTAAGCAAGACATATGATATTATTTCACTGGATCAGATGGACATACCCAGATCAAGACCATGGTGTATCTTGACTTTCGATGATGGCACTAAGGATCAATATATCAATGCGTTTGAAATCTTGAAGCGCAAAGGCATCCCTGCTTATTTTACAGTGATGTCAGGCCCCTTGGTTTCGGGTGTTGTTCCTATGATGCATCTTGTGCATACTGTTCTCTCGTTTGTATCTGATGAGGAAATCTGGGAACTGATTCGTTTGAAGCATGATACGACTGGCATAGAAGAAGCAAGCACAATCTATTCTTATGAGCTTGATAGGTTGCGTAGGTATAACAAGTACATGTTGAATGTAAAGTTAACAACAGAAGAAGCAACTGAAATTCTGGGGTCAGTATTTGACACCCTGTTTCCGGATAGAGCTAAATTCATTGATGACTTTTATTTGACGGAGCAGGAAATCAAGCATATGCATCGTGAAGGAATGACCATAGGGGTGCACTGCCACAAGCATCAGCCTTACTGTGGAAATCCTCAACAGTTCTACGACAGAGAAATTAAGCCTTGCCGGGACTATCTTAAGAATGTATTAGAGTCTTCTCCTGAGTGGTACACTCCTGCTTTTGGTGGAGGTGTTCACCATAAAGCGATGAGAGAGCAATTAACGCCAATCCTAGTCGCTAATGGTTTCAAGGGTGCATTTTCCACCGTATCGAAGGAAGTGCCGCAGGAACGGGAGTTCTGGATTGATCGGATTGACTGTTCGAAGTTAGTACATGCAAAGATAAACTACTAA
- a CDS encoding SDR family NAD(P)-dependent oxidoreductase yields MINPMDLSGKKVLVTGGSSGIGRATCIQLSRLGAQVIMIARNEQRLNQTLEQMEGDNHLLFKYDLNEISGIESFMKKLISETGALDGLAHCAGIGPMRPLNMTTHKFINDIFTVNVFSFIELSRIFAKKGNFNPNSSIVVMSSTASFLGDKTKIAYSASKGALNSAIKSMAIELADKKIRVNTVCASFVETELLEEYTILAGEEAKIKILEKQYAGFLTGESVANSIAFLLSRASEYITGTDFIIDAGATSH; encoded by the coding sequence TTGATTAATCCTATGGATCTAAGTGGCAAGAAGGTTTTAGTTACAGGCGGATCTTCCGGTATTGGAAGAGCCACCTGTATTCAATTAAGCCGGCTCGGGGCTCAAGTTATTATGATAGCTAGAAATGAACAAAGGCTGAACCAAACCTTGGAACAAATGGAGGGGGACAACCACCTTCTTTTTAAATATGATCTTAACGAAATTAGTGGAATCGAGAGCTTTATGAAGAAATTGATTTCTGAAACAGGGGCTCTTGACGGTCTAGCTCATTGTGCAGGAATTGGCCCAATGCGCCCATTGAATATGACAACTCATAAGTTCATAAATGATATATTTACAGTTAATGTATTTTCATTCATTGAGTTATCTCGAATTTTTGCGAAAAAGGGAAATTTTAATCCGAACTCAAGTATAGTCGTCATGTCTTCTACTGCTTCTTTTCTAGGTGATAAAACAAAAATAGCATATAGTGCATCAAAAGGGGCATTAAATAGTGCAATAAAGTCAATGGCTATAGAACTAGCCGATAAGAAAATACGTGTAAATACTGTGTGTGCTTCATTTGTTGAAACTGAGTTGCTTGAGGAATATACAATTCTTGCTGGAGAAGAAGCAAAAATTAAAATACTAGAAAAACAATACGCAGGATTTCTTACGGGCGAAAGTGTTGCAAATTCAATTGCCTTTTTACTTTCAAGAGCTTCAGAATATATTACTGGAACGGACTTTATTATTGATGCTGGAGCAACATCTCACTAA
- a CDS encoding DUF4303 domain-containing protein, with protein MKPTQGIEALAAEIADVARTSFRTLFENGERYYYCTLFTTGEGHAPSISAWSWEALEREAARQREESDMPGSTIAELIKWSYADSPYCCFRDEDFDDVKQLFMRRPSIAELEADEWNREFDSRLKAMELAMQMLDDEGMFALNQPREAVCVLVEVMPPDEINTEIALRLNRAESPAMQAWLVEAAE; from the coding sequence ATGAAACCGACGCAAGGAATAGAGGCGCTGGCGGCAGAGATTGCCGATGTGGCTAGGACGTCCTTTCGCACTCTTTTTGAAAATGGCGAACGTTACTATTACTGCACGCTATTTACTACTGGAGAGGGACATGCGCCAAGCATCTCCGCCTGGTCATGGGAGGCCTTGGAGAGGGAAGCGGCCAGGCAAAGAGAAGAAAGTGACATGCCGGGGTCAACGATTGCGGAACTCATCAAATGGTCCTATGCCGATTCACCCTATTGTTGTTTCAGGGATGAGGACTTCGATGATGTTAAACAATTGTTTATGAGGCGTCCTTCTATTGCGGAGCTTGAAGCTGACGAATGGAATCGTGAATTTGATTCGAGGCTGAAGGCCATGGAGCTGGCGATGCAAATGCTCGATGATGAAGGCATGTTTGCCTTGAATCAACCGCGAGAGGCTGTATGCGTCCTTGTCGAGGTCATGCCGCCGGATGAGATCAATACCGAAATCGCCTTACGTTTGAATCGGGCGGAGTCTCCGGCTATGCAAGCATGGCTGGTGGAAGCAGCGGAGTAA
- a CDS encoding 3-oxoacyl-ACP synthase III family protein, which translates to MPKGILKNVAIKGIACAVPKTVVKTSESNESFGEESVSKFVKMTGVKQRHVASKKQTASDLAFVAAQDLMNHLKWDIDSIDGLIFVTQSPDYISPATACVLHGRLGLKKDCIAFDVNLGCSGFVYGIYIAGSLMQTGDTKRVLFLGGDTSTKGISPLDKSAAMLFGDSGFATALEYDEASHIPYCYHTDGTGYKAIITPTGACRNPEGSRERREFGEGIVRSDYDLYMNGAEVFDFTITEVPSMLKSFMAEHNISQNDYDLFAPHQANVFMLKHIAKKANIPLDKLGVSMDRYGNTSVTSIPLTICDAYGGKEQGNKKVLAPGFGIGLSWGTNYFDVLAENCLPIIETDDYFEDGGIVFD; encoded by the coding sequence ATGCCAAAGGGGATCTTGAAAAATGTTGCAATAAAAGGTATTGCATGTGCAGTGCCTAAAACTGTAGTGAAAACATCGGAAAGTAATGAGTCATTTGGAGAGGAAAGTGTTTCGAAATTTGTCAAAATGACTGGTGTCAAACAACGTCACGTGGCATCAAAAAAACAAACTGCCTCAGATTTAGCTTTTGTAGCGGCACAGGATCTTATGAATCATTTGAAATGGGATATTGACAGCATTGATGGTCTAATTTTTGTAACACAAAGTCCTGATTATATATCTCCAGCTACTGCATGTGTTTTGCATGGACGATTAGGCCTAAAAAAAGATTGTATTGCATTTGACGTCAATTTAGGCTGTTCCGGTTTCGTGTATGGTATATATATTGCCGGATCATTGATGCAAACCGGAGATACGAAGCGTGTTCTATTCTTGGGAGGAGATACATCAACGAAAGGTATATCGCCTCTGGACAAGTCCGCTGCTATGCTATTTGGTGATTCTGGGTTTGCCACAGCTCTTGAGTATGATGAAGCATCGCATATACCTTACTGTTATCATACCGATGGTACCGGATATAAAGCTATTATTACGCCAACCGGTGCTTGCCGTAATCCAGAAGGCAGTCGTGAACGTAGAGAGTTCGGCGAAGGTATTGTTCGATCAGATTATGATTTATACATGAATGGGGCGGAGGTATTCGATTTTACCATCACCGAAGTGCCCAGTATGTTAAAGAGTTTTATGGCCGAACATAATATATCCCAAAATGACTACGACCTGTTTGCACCCCATCAGGCAAATGTATTTATGCTCAAGCATATTGCCAAAAAAGCAAATATCCCGCTTGATAAGCTCGGGGTATCTATGGACAGATACGGAAACACAAGTGTAACATCAATACCCCTAACAATTTGCGATGCTTATGGGGGCAAAGAACAGGGGAATAAAAAAGTTCTGGCGCCCGGTTTTGGAATAGGTCTTTCCTGGGGGACTAATTATTTTGATGTATTAGCAGAAAACTGCTTGCCAATTATCGAAACTGATGATTATTTCGAAGATGGAGGAATTGTGTTTGATTAA
- a CDS encoding IS3 family transposase (programmed frameshift), whose product MDLILLNGGDFSWLKRTQSFRQYSLDVKMEAVRLVNEEHMSIREVTKQLDIRNKSQVQIWVMKYRAGENLQPTTTRQGRPKTKFSSMEEEMAYLRAEIEYFKKAVSKSTQGVTRKEARFEIIEGMRTRYSLKWLLELAHVSRAGYYKWRKTQQTTQQRKQEEELLESRMLSIHRIHPYFGYLRMTVALRREGILVNHKKVYRLMKKLGIRSVIRKKRRFFGKQASVVNANRLDRQFQADSPLSKLVTDITYIRSGERFVYLSVIQDLFNNEIVAWRLSERNDLALVSETLDVLSKNVNMEGVILHSDQGFQYTSKPFNRKLKRLGMLGSHSRRGNCLDNACIESFFSHLKTEKIYLTKPGTLAKVEQHVREYISFYNENRFQKKLNNRSPIEYRETVAA is encoded by the exons ATGGACTTAATCTTGTTAAACGGAGGGGATTTTTCATGGCTAAAAAGGACACAATCATTCCGGCAATACTCCTTAGATGTGAAGATGGAGGCAGTCCGGTTGGTGAACGAAGAACATATGAGTATTCGTGAAGTGACGAAACAATTGGACATTCGTAATAAATCCCAAGTGCAAATCTGGGTGATGAAATATCGAGCGGGGGAGAACCTCCAGCCAACGACCACAAGGCAGGGACGACCCAAAACGAAATTTTCCAGTATGGAAGAAGAGATGGCGTATCTACGGGCGGAGATTGAATATT TTAAAAAAGCAGTATCCAAATCTACACAAGGAGTGACGAGGAAAGAAGCAAGGTTTGAAATTATTGAGGGAATGCGAACACGATATTCGTTGAAATGGCTACTTGAATTAGCCCATGTTTCTCGGGCAGGATATTATAAATGGAGAAAGACTCAGCAAACAACTCAGCAGCGTAAGCAAGAGGAAGAACTCCTGGAATCGCGTATGTTGTCGATCCACCGGATTCACCCCTATTTTGGTTATCTGCGTATGACCGTTGCTTTACGTAGAGAAGGTATCTTGGTCAACCACAAAAAGGTGTACCGCCTAATGAAGAAATTGGGAATCCGTTCTGTCATTCGAAAGAAGCGGCGCTTTTTCGGCAAACAGGCATCTGTGGTAAATGCTAACCGATTAGATCGACAATTTCAGGCAGATTCCCCTTTATCCAAGCTGGTTACCGATATTACATACATACGATCTGGAGAGCGGTTTGTATATCTCTCTGTCATTCAAGATCTGTTTAACAATGAAATTGTGGCTTGGCGTCTTTCGGAACGAAATGACCTTGCTTTAGTCAGCGAGACGCTAGACGTTCTAAGTAAGAACGTGAACATGGAGGGTGTGATTCTCCATTCAGACCAGGGGTTTCAGTATACCTCCAAGCCATTTAACCGCAAACTTAAGCGGCTTGGAATGCTTGGGAGCCATTCAAGGCGTGGAAATTGCCTAGACAATGCTTGTATAGAATCCTTCTTTTCCCATCTTAAAACAGAGAAGATTTATTTAACGAAACCCGGAACCCTAGCGAAGGTAGAACAACACGTACGGGAGTACATTTCATTTTATAATGAAAATAGATTTCAGAAAAAATTAAACAACCGTTCCCCGATTGAATACCGAGAAACGGTTGCTGCTTAA
- a CDS encoding 3-oxoacyl-ACP synthase III family protein, which yields MNIGIKAIEYFLPQKILSNADLAKTFPGWTEEKIYNKTGIVNRHIANDDEYVSDLAYCAAKKLFENHSIEPKDIDFVILFTQSPDYNVPTTACILQDRLEIPKSAGAFDINLGCSAFIYGLAVAKSLINTNIAKNILLITSETYSKYIDPKEKSVVTIFGDGAAAALISYNEASQIKEFDLGTDGSGAEQLIVPSSGIRSRRKEKNTQDNNLYMNGPEIFNFTIDIVPKSIDNVLKKNSLTFNDIDFFVFHQANSYMLNHLRKKCNIPEDKFFINMIDTGNTVSSTIPIALCLAEKEGRIKRGDTILLVGFGVGLSWGSTVIVW from the coding sequence ATGAACATAGGCATAAAAGCAATTGAATATTTTCTTCCTCAAAAGATTCTCTCAAACGCAGATCTTGCAAAAACTTTTCCGGGTTGGACAGAGGAAAAAATTTATAATAAAACAGGAATAGTAAATAGGCACATTGCAAATGATGATGAATATGTATCTGACCTTGCTTACTGTGCTGCCAAGAAATTATTTGAGAACCATTCAATTGAACCCAAAGATATAGATTTTGTAATCCTTTTTACACAGAGCCCAGATTATAATGTTCCAACAACAGCTTGTATACTGCAAGACCGATTAGAGATTCCCAAATCTGCTGGTGCTTTTGATATTAATTTGGGTTGTTCAGCTTTTATATATGGCTTGGCTGTGGCTAAGTCATTAATAAATACGAATATTGCAAAGAATATACTGTTAATTACTTCAGAGACCTATTCAAAATATATCGATCCAAAGGAAAAAAGTGTCGTAACCATTTTTGGGGATGGTGCAGCTGCAGCTTTAATTTCTTATAATGAAGCTTCGCAAATAAAGGAATTTGATTTAGGCACTGATGGAAGCGGCGCAGAACAGTTGATAGTGCCATCAAGTGGAATAAGATCAAGAAGGAAAGAAAAAAATACTCAAGATAATAACCTGTACATGAATGGACCAGAAATATTCAATTTTACAATAGATATTGTTCCGAAATCTATAGATAACGTGCTAAAGAAAAATAGCCTAACTTTTAATGATATCGATTTTTTTGTGTTTCATCAGGCAAACAGCTATATGCTAAATCACTTAAGGAAAAAGTGCAACATTCCTGAAGATAAATTTTTTATTAACATGATTGATACAGGTAATACGGTATCATCAACAATACCAATTGCACTTTGTCTGGCAGAGAAGGAGGGCCGCATTAAAAGAGGTGATACCATCCTTCTTGTAGGTTTTGGTGTAGGATTATCGTGGGGTTCAACCGTCATTGTATGGTAA
- a CDS encoding TetR/AcrR family transcriptional regulator, with translation MSIYAEKNRKTKQLIQTSFIQILENKSFESITVGDITKTAQINRGTFYLHYKDKFDLLDQIEQQLFEDLGNHIDELQSHYSATHTFEKGQEELAATLFSSIKMHSPILKIFLSDHGRTNFHLRFRDAFSEKVRFNLEKNESFNATLKVPMEYFLSFITSAFLGLIEQWVQNGLDKTPQEMTALYIDIISFIQKK, from the coding sequence GTGAGCATTTATGCGGAGAAAAATCGAAAAACAAAACAGCTCATTCAAACGTCGTTTATACAAATTTTAGAAAATAAGTCATTTGAATCGATTACGGTAGGGGACATTACGAAAACAGCACAAATTAATCGTGGGACATTTTATTTGCACTATAAAGATAAATTCGATTTGCTAGATCAAATAGAACAGCAGTTGTTTGAGGATTTAGGAAATCATATTGATGAATTACAATCTCACTATTCAGCTACTCATACGTTTGAAAAAGGACAAGAGGAATTAGCTGCTACACTATTTAGCTCTATTAAAATGCATTCGCCAATATTAAAGATATTTTTAAGCGATCATGGCAGAACGAATTTTCACCTTCGATTTAGAGATGCATTTTCAGAAAAAGTACGTTTCAATTTAGAGAAAAATGAAAGCTTCAATGCAACTTTAAAGGTGCCAATGGAATACTTTTTATCCTTTATTACGTCTGCTTTTTTAGGATTAATAGAGCAATGGGTTCAAAATGGTTTAGATAAAACCCCTCAAGAAATGACCGCATTATATATTGATATTATTTCCTTTATTCAAAAGAAATAA
- a CDS encoding ABC transporter permease: MRLFKEKLAWAAPIAVILIIALFSLNLFAQGDPQVKNLPVALITSDEGDHVDAVKAAIEQMSKDIADEEPMLAFTNEKEADIEELFAGKEYYAALVIPEGYNDAVQNAMTSNTPATLKVYINQGFNMTGANFAKTALNGLITQISNQYSTNFVAQMGDQQIDANQASVLVHPIVSEEKVFNAITTATANGSAPTLMAVPAWVGALIGGFIVFLASSSILKKEMLTRKQTFRLIGGQVLFGLIIALFSGFTVATLAQMAGINMPSYSLVAFFVSFAAFCFFLLVSAITAWIGKPAITLFMVVMLLGMGVLMTPQEMLPSFFVNFIRPWVPIRFASEGLREIFYFGSGFYTGQSFNTILGIGIAGLVIFLLSIFKPAPAQATKAE, encoded by the coding sequence TTGAGATTATTTAAAGAAAAATTAGCTTGGGCTGCCCCCATCGCTGTTATATTAATTATTGCGCTATTCTCGTTGAACTTATTTGCTCAAGGAGATCCACAAGTAAAAAATCTACCAGTTGCACTTATTACGAGTGATGAGGGAGATCACGTTGACGCTGTAAAAGCAGCAATCGAACAAATGAGTAAAGATATTGCCGATGAAGAACCGATGTTAGCTTTTACAAATGAAAAAGAAGCAGATATTGAAGAATTATTTGCTGGTAAAGAGTATTATGCAGCATTAGTTATTCCCGAAGGTTATAATGATGCCGTACAAAATGCCATGACAAGCAACACACCAGCAACCTTAAAAGTATATATTAACCAAGGCTTTAACATGACAGGTGCAAACTTTGCGAAAACTGCTTTAAATGGTTTAATTACGCAAATTAGCAACCAATATTCAACAAACTTTGTAGCACAAATGGGCGACCAACAAATCGATGCTAATCAAGCATCCGTGCTTGTACACCCAATTGTTTCTGAAGAAAAAGTATTCAATGCCATCACTACTGCTACAGCAAATGGTAGTGCACCAACATTAATGGCAGTACCTGCTTGGGTAGGTGCATTAATCGGTGGTTTCATTGTATTCCTAGCATCATCAAGCATTCTTAAAAAGGAAATGTTAACACGTAAACAAACATTCCGCCTAATAGGTGGTCAAGTTTTATTCGGTCTTATTATTGCCTTATTCTCAGGCTTTACTGTTGCAACACTTGCACAGATGGCTGGTATTAACATGCCAAGCTACTCCTTAGTTGCTTTCTTTGTATCGTTTGCAGCATTCTGTTTCTTCTTATTAGTATCAGCTATTACTGCATGGATTGGCAAACCAGCCATTACATTATTCATGGTTGTTATGCTGTTAGGTATGGGTGTTCTAATGACACCACAAGAAATGCTTCCAAGTTTCTTCGTAAACTTCATTCGTCCATGGGTGCCGATTCGCTTTGCTTCTGAGGGGTTACGTGAAATTTTCTACTTCGGTAGTGGCTTCTACACTGGCCAGTCATTCAACACCATTTTAGGAATTGGGATTGCAGGTTTAGTCATTTTCCTACTGTCTATTTTTAAACCAGCACCTGCACAAGCAACTAAAGCTGAATAA
- a CDS encoding acyl carrier protein — MELQTKLNLLEDMLELEDGSLEVTTSLDSIEGWDSVAAISLIALVDEHFEKRLTGAMIKEFKTVQDIIDFME, encoded by the coding sequence ATGGAATTACAAACAAAATTAAACTTGTTAGAGGATATGTTAGAGCTTGAAGATGGGTCATTAGAGGTGACAACAAGCCTTGATTCTATAGAAGGTTGGGACTCAGTTGCGGCAATTTCATTAATTGCTCTTGTTGATGAACATTTCGAAAAGAGATTAACCGGAGCCATGATTAAAGAATTTAAAACAGTACAGGATATCATAGACTTTATGGAATGA
- a CDS encoding elongation factor G, translating into MKRLTIGLFAHVDAGKTTFAEQLLYHTNSIRSRGRVDHQDAFLDSHDIERARGITVFADQAVIEYKGDSYYLIDTPGHVDFSPEMERAVQVIDYAILIVSAVEGVQGHTETVWQLLRKHRIPTFFFINKTDRIGADVGRTEADIRQQLTGEVCCITQSFADGIVGEPLREAMAERDEALLEAFLEGREDSGFWLEALQRMIAAGLLFPCACGSALQDTGVIEFLDQLHLLTTTTYDENASFQGRVYKIRHDAGGARLTFIKALDGRLKVREQLSYESGGVQYDEKVTRLFMFNGLKSQSVEQVEAGDLFAVAGLSAAGAGQGLGSISDKLAYESEPTLQSKVVFDNSIHVQKVLGAFRMLEAEEPSLNVVWDEKLQEISIRVMGLIQLEVLEQLVKERFGFAISFGQPEILYKETIQSAVKGYGHFEPLRHYAEVHLLIEPGERGNGILFDSRCHADDLNVSYQNLIRNHLYEREHHGLLTGMPVTDVNITLLRGRAHKEHTHGGDFREAAFRALRQGLEKADNVLLEPYNDFKIKVAIDEMGRVLSDIQRASGIFNPPQTTGTQAVVTGRVPVSTFMNYSAEFASFTHGRGSIRCVFSGYDRCHNMEEVIERMGYRKGADPLYTSSSIFCAKGAGYSVPWDEAEAKMHLELEP; encoded by the coding sequence ATGAAGCGACTAACGATTGGCCTGTTCGCCCATGTGGATGCAGGTAAGACAACTTTTGCGGAACAGCTGCTGTACCATACGAACAGTATCCGGTCGCGGGGGCGGGTGGATCATCAGGATGCGTTTCTGGACAGCCACGACATCGAGCGGGCAAGGGGCATTACGGTATTCGCAGATCAGGCGGTAATAGAATATAAAGGAGATAGCTATTATTTAATAGACACGCCCGGACACGTCGATTTCTCCCCGGAGATGGAGCGGGCGGTTCAGGTCATTGATTATGCCATCCTGATTGTAAGTGCAGTTGAAGGTGTCCAGGGCCATACGGAGACGGTCTGGCAGCTGCTGCGCAAGCATCGGATTCCGACGTTCTTCTTTATCAACAAGACGGATCGGATCGGCGCGGATGTAGGCAGAACCGAGGCGGATATCCGTCAGCAGTTGACGGGGGAAGTATGCTGCATTACACAGAGCTTCGCTGACGGCATAGTCGGCGAGCCACTGCGGGAGGCCATGGCGGAGCGGGACGAAGCCTTGCTGGAAGCATTCCTGGAGGGGAGAGAGGATTCGGGCTTCTGGCTGGAGGCTTTGCAGAGGATGATAGCGGCGGGTCTTCTCTTCCCCTGTGCTTGCGGCTCTGCGCTTCAGGATACAGGCGTCATTGAATTTCTGGATCAGCTGCATCTGTTGACGACAACCACTTATGACGAGAATGCTTCGTTCCAGGGGCGGGTTTATAAAATTCGGCACGATGCAGGCGGAGCGAGACTCACGTTCATTAAGGCGCTGGATGGTCGGCTGAAGGTGAGAGAACAGCTTAGTTACGAGAGCGGCGGGGTTCAATATGACGAAAAAGTTACGCGGCTCTTCATGTTTAACGGCCTTAAATCGCAGTCGGTGGAACAAGTGGAAGCCGGCGATTTATTTGCGGTTGCTGGATTGTCCGCCGCCGGGGCTGGACAAGGCCTGGGGTCGATATCGGACAAGTTAGCTTACGAGTCGGAACCGACGTTACAATCGAAGGTAGTATTCGACAATTCGATACATGTACAGAAGGTGCTCGGTGCTTTTCGCATGCTGGAGGCGGAGGAGCCGTCACTGAACGTCGTTTGGGATGAGAAATTGCAGGAGATTTCTATCCGCGTCATGGGATTGATTCAACTGGAAGTGCTGGAGCAGCTTGTTAAAGAGCGGTTTGGCTTTGCTATCTCTTTTGGACAGCCGGAAATCTTGTATAAGGAAACGATTCAATCGGCTGTGAAAGGGTACGGCCACTTCGAACCGCTAAGGCATTATGCGGAAGTGCATTTGCTGATTGAACCGGGAGAAAGGGGCAATGGCATCCTGTTCGATAGCAGGTGTCATGCCGATGATCTGAATGTCAGCTATCAGAATCTGATTCGGAATCATCTCTATGAACGGGAGCATCACGGACTGCTGACCGGCATGCCGGTCACCGACGTGAACATTACGCTACTGAGGGGTCGCGCGCATAAAGAACATACCCATGGTGGCGATTTTCGTGAGGCTGCCTTTCGAGCACTACGACAGGGCCTGGAGAAGGCGGACAACGTGCTGCTGGAGCCCTATAACGATTTCAAAATCAAGGTCGCTATTGATGAAATGGGCAGGGTACTGTCTGATATTCAACGTGCTTCAGGTATTTTTAATCCGCCGCAGACAACCGGAACGCAAGCGGTGGTCACGGGCAGGGTGCCCGTGTCGACTTTCATGAACTACAGTGCCGAATTTGCATCCTTTACGCATGGACGAGGCAGTATCCGCTGCGTGTTCAGCGGCTACGACCGCTGCCATAATATGGAGGAAGTCATAGAGCGGATGGGCTACCGCAAAGGGGCAGACCCACTGTATACATCCTCCTCCATCTTTTGCGCCAAGGGGGCGGGTTACTCGGTGCCATGGGATGAGGCGGAAGCCAAGATGCACCTTGAATTAGAACCTTGA